Part of the Terrisporobacter glycolicus ATCC 14880 = DSM 1288 genome is shown below.
ATTATGTTTGAAATTAGTTAAATTAATCTCTGCAAAAGCTCTTAATTTAGAAGTATCAATTTCGTCTCTGCTATTATAAATTTTTGCTCTCATTGTATTATCCCCCTAGTATACTCTTAAGTTAAAAAAACATATTATTTCATATAGAAATTATATCTTAATTATAGCATATTTTTTGACTATTTATAATATTCTATCAAATTCATTTTAAAAAATAAGCCATAAAAATGGCTTATTTTTTATTATTATCCATCATACTCATTTGTAGTTTTGTATTGTGAAGTTTTTTCTCTTCTTTTACCCTTTATTTTACCTTTGTTCTCTGAACAACGAGGACACTCTTCTCTTCTTAATCTTTTAGAATTAAACTCATCAACTACTTTTTCCAACTCTTCTTTTTCTTCCTCTTCTTGTCTTATAAATTCATCTTCATAAAACTGCATTTTTTCTTTTTCTTTAAAAATTTCTTCTATTTCATCCTCGTAATATCTTGCCAATTTTTTATCTTCAATTATTCCTAGTAACTTTCTTGTCCCAATATACACTGCTGCACCTACTCCTGCAGTTACTGCACCAAATATTACGGCTTTTCTAGCCTTTTTGTTTATATCCATATAGTGTTCAAAACATTCAATACTTTTCATATTAAATTCTCCTTCCTTAAAAGGTTATTATATATAAATAGTATTTGTATTTATCACATAAAAAAGTTATAAATTTTAATATTAATATTTGTAATTACTATGTAAATTTCAATATTTTAACATTATATATCATCAAATCTTTCGAAACGATTAAATAACTTGCCTAACTTTTCTCCTGGAGTTCCAATTCCTGTATCAATTACATCAATAATCACTTTCTCATCTTTACATTTTATACTCACAAATATATTTCCATCTTCTCGATTATATTTTATTGCATTTGATAAAATGTTAAGTACAATTTTTTCATTAATGAATATTATTTCATCTTTTTTACTGAATATTATTCCTATAGGAATTAACATTAAAGACTCATAAAACCATGTTTTATATTTTATTATATCTCTTATTAAGAGATTTATAATAGTATAACTATTTATTATATTTAAAATTATTATAATAAAAAATAATGAATTTCTTATTTGTATTTGCTTGAAAATTTCGGATGTAATAAATATTAATACATAAAATTGCGTATCTTTTATTACCCTTTCTAAAGCATTTATATTCGTGTAATATACTATCCCTATATATAAGGTAACGTTACAATATGTTTACTATTTTCTTTATATTATAATTTCTTTTATATTTATGTATAACTAAATAGAATAAAAAAACTTCACTTATTAAAATTGTAAATGATATATTTTTTACCATATAATTAAGGCTATTTTTATGCTTATATCATATATGACATACCATATATTAAGCAATCCTATATATGCTATTGACATAGAGATATCTTTATATACAATCCAAATAAATTAATTTATGCATATATATTAATTATTTATAGTTTTATTATCAAATATTATAAAAAAATTATATCAAAAATGATTGCTTGTAATAGTTTGCTATAAAAAAGCTAAACTAATAATTAGTTTAGCTTACATTTATTAAAATTAGTTAAGGAAGTGGTTTTACTGTTATCTACCCAAAAGGATTTATTTTATACTCTTGAACGGGCTTAACTTTAACATAAATCGAAAGCTCCTTTGAAGAGTTTCACGTGTTAGTTTGAGATATTACCACTGCCACTTCCTTAATATAATTGTATTTATATACATATAATTTTGTTCATAATCTTTGATAAATAATAATATTTTATTTTCTTTTTCGTAGTTATATTTTCTTTGTCTCTATCATATATTATTAATTACTATAATTTCATTGTGATTCTTTATTTTTATCTGAATCTTTATTTTGTATACATTTTTCGGGGTTAATATAAACGACTTCCCATTGATTATCCTTATTTTTCTTATAATCAGCTATTTTTTTATCTACTCCATTAGTTAGTTCATAAAAAAGTACATAATATTCATTATCATCTTTGTCCTTATAATATGCTCTTTTTGTATATCCATCTTCATTTACAATTACATCTCCATCAATCAATGAGCACCAGTTTCCATATTCTATTTCCACAAACGCTTTAGCATCATATGCCCATCCATGATATGGTGCACATAAATAGTTTTCACTACTATAATCCATTTTAACTATTTTGTAACTATCATTTTCTTTATCTAGATATATATATCCATAGTAATATGCAAATAAGCCTTTATTCTCTTTTGATCCTTCAATAACTTCCAACTCTACAAAATATTTTAATAAGTTTGGATTGTTTTCATCTGACGGAACATTATTTACTTTAATCAGATTAATATGAAGTATATTTTTAAAAGAATCTAAAAAGTCATTGTATGGCAATTCTTTTTGATAAGATTTTGATAAAAAATTATATGCTACTGGATATGGCCCTTTAACTTCTCCTAATGATCCACACCCGGTTTCATTGTCTTCTGTTGGATTAGCAGCTTCTCTAAGTACATTAAAGTAGTTTACCACAGTATCTTTTCCTGACCTAAATGGCTTTGATGGTAAATCCATTTTATATGGATTCTTATTATAAAATTCCTTCAAAATATTAAGATTATCATCATTTAGTATTGCCATATCAGATGGCCTAAAAAATCTTTCTAAATCGTAATTTTCTTCTCTACTATCAACAACCTCTAAATTTTCACCTACAACAGATTCATCAACTAAATTTCCACCTAGTATATATTTATTTTCCTTCTCTGTTGCATCTATTCTCAGTGTTGTCATCATTATCATTATTAAACATAATAGTAAATATTTTATATTTTTCATTTTAATCTCCTTTCTAAAAATAAATAAGATCTTATTTATATCTTTTACATTTTTTTCTAAAATACACTAAAAATGTTTTTAATTTATATAAAAAGTTAAAATTTATATCTCCATTTATTTTTCTAATGACTTTTATATTTCAATAATCTACAATAATTACTGTAACATAGGATAAAATAAAAAGGGGATGATTTCATTGGAAAGAATTGATGAAAGGGATACTATGTTTGCAAGAGCTCACTATAAAAAAGACAGTACCGTTTATAAAGACTATTATGCTAAAAATCCAGAAAAAAAAGATATTGATGATAGTTTTAGAACCAGACCAGAGCTGTTAGAAGAAGGTACAACTACATACAATAAACTAAATTCACCAATTGCAGGAAGTGCCTTTGCTTTTTTAAGAGATATTAAAGATTTATGTGAAGGAGAAGTATCTCCTATAAAAATAGATGGTGATAGTAAAACATTTACGAAAAAAATAAAAGGAATTGCTTCTTTATACGGTGCTTGTATGATTGGAATAACTAAGCTGGAAAAAAAACATATTTATACACATAGAGGTAGGTCTGAAGAAGATTATGGACAAGAAGTTAATCTTGACCACAAATTTGCCATTGCATTTGCTTGTGAAATGGATTTAGATATGGTTAATAGAGCTCCTATGATTTCAGAAGTCATTGCCACATCAAAGAGTTATGTAGATGTAGCTATTATAGGCATGGTAATTTCATATTATATTAGAAGTTTAGGATATGAAGCAAGAAATCATGTTGATGCAAACTATCTTGTTATACCTGCTCTTATAGCAGAAGACGCAGGACTAGGTCAGCTAGGTAGAAATGCTATTCTTACAAATAAAGACTACGGTTCAAGATTTAAATTAGGAGTAGTAACTACAAATTTACCTCTTGATATTGATAAAAAAATAGATTTTGGTTTAGAAGACTTTTGTAAAGTGTGTAAAAAATGTGCCCTTACATGTCCTACCCAGTCTTTATCTAGAGAAAACAAAATTAATAAAGATAATAAATATAACTGGACTGTAGATGTTGAAACTTGTTATGAAAAGTGGAGATACTTGGGAACTGACTGTGGTATGTGTATTTCAGTATGTCCTTTTAGCCAAAATCTTGAAAGTATTAAAAAATATAGTTCATTTAAAAAAAATGGAGTTGCTATACAAGATGTTTTAGATGAATATAAAAGAAAATTTGGAACTAGAGTATTTGTTCCAGGTAATCCACCTTGGCTAAGATAGCAAGTTTTATTTCATTTATAAATTATTCATTTGTTTAAAATTTACTATCCCCTCTATACAGCTAGAGGGGATAATTTTTATTTACTTTTCTAACTTTGAAAACTTACCCTTTTCATTGTAACATGAATTACTTTAAATACAATTACACCAACTAGTAAGTTAATACCTATAGCAGGAAGTACTACTGCTGCAAATAGCATACTTAAATTCATATTTCCAGGAAGACCTACTAAAATCTGAGCTGATGTTAAAAATATAAATCCACTTACTGCAGTTCCTAAAGACATTAATACATTGGAAACTATAAAATCTTGATTTTTATCAGCTAATTTTTTCATAAAAGGAACCTTGTACATAGCTATCATAACTAAAAAACTAATATTTGTAGTAAGAAATTTATCTATAACATTAGGTACTTGACCTCCAGGAAATGAAGTTGTCATCCCAGAAAATATGCCAGCTATTATACCACATATTAAACAAGTTTTATAATCATCTTTATTTATAATCATTATTGTAAATAACATTATTAAAGTCATATCAGGCTTTACACCAAATATAGCAGGTTCTATCTGGTGTAAAACTAAACCTATTCCTAAAAGTACAGCATTTAAAACTAATTTTCTTGTATTCATTTTCATAATAATATCCTCCAAAATATTTTTTAATTATATTTAAATAAATTAATTCCTCTTTTAACCTATTAAGAGTTTTAGTTCATACCAAGATTTTCACCTACCTCTCTTTTGGGCAATAAAAAAAACTCCGCCCTATATAAATAGGACGAAGTTATACTCCGCGTTGCCACCTAATTTGTGTATTATAAATACACCTCTTAATATTGGTACCATCATACCTCATTTGCTATAACGTGCAAATCACGGTAAAGTCTACTTTCGCAAAGATTTCGATTTACTCCTCAAAGGCCCATTCACCAAATTTCTTCTTGTCGAGATTCCACCATCCTCAACTCTCTATTTTGAACCTAAATTTGATTACTATCCCTTATCAAAGGATTTAATTTATTATTAATAACATAGTATGTAATTTATTTAATTTTGTCAACTAATTTATAATATTTTTATTTATTAAATTATTTTGAATGGATTTAAATTTATTTCACTGCTTATAATTTCAATACTTTCAATATTGTGTAAAAATCTTTTCATTACATTCTTAAATATATCTTCTGTATCAAAATGGCCACAGTCTACTATGCACATACCCATGTCCAAAGCATCTTGCGCTTCATGATATTTAACATCTCCTGTAATTATTACATCACAATTTTTAGAATTTGCTAGTCCTACCATATCAGAACCTGCTCCAGTTACAACTGCTACCTTTTTTATTTTTGTATTTAGTTCTCCAACAACTCTTATATGATCCATATTTAATTTTAATTTAATTTTTTCGCATAGACCTTTTAAGTCTATTTCACTATTAAGAGTAGAATATCTTCCAAGACCTACAGCTTTACCTTTATTTTCTAATTTATAAACATCATATGCTACTTCTTCATAAGGATGAGCATTAATCATTTTTGATATTGTCTTTTGTAATATGTTACTTGGTAAAATAGTTTCAATTTTAACTTCTTTAACTTCTTCTATCTTACCCTTTTCACCTGTAAAAGGATTTGAATTATCTTCTGGCCTAAATGTTCCTATTCCAGAGCTGTTAAATGTACAATTGCTATAATTACCTATATATCCTGCTCCACTTTCTCCTAAAGCCTCTCTAACTACTATTTCATGAGTCATAGGAGTATAAACTGCAAGTTTGTATAGAATTTCACTAGAAGTTACATCGAGTATTTTACTATTTTTAAACCCCATAATTTCCATAAAATAGTCATTAAGGCCATCAAAAGCTATATCAAAATTTGTATGCATAGAATAGAGTGCTATATCATTTTTAATTAATTTATGTATAAGTCTTCCCTTTAAATCTTTCGTATTAATTTTGTTCATTTTTCTAAAAATAAAAGGGTGGTGTGTAACTATTAAATCCACATTTTTTTCTATAGCTTCTTCAATAACTTTTTCATTTGCCTCAAGTGAAACCAAAACTGTTTTTATTTCACTATCAAAATCTCCCACTAATAATCCTACATTATCCCAATCATAAGCTAAATTAAGAGGATATTTATTTTCAATTTTTTTAATTAAATCATTTAACTTCATTTTTTCAACCCCTTGTTAAATTAAATTTTTTAATTTTTCTATTTTATCCTTAGCTAAATCTCTTTTCAATATAACTGCTTCAGTATCTTTATCACCTAATTTATTTATAATATTATTATATTTTTTTATTTTATTATCAATAAATTCAGTTAATAATTTATCTTTATTTTCTATTAATTTTTTTCCTACCTCATAATATATATTATCTTCAACTAATGTATTTTTACCAGTGTATTTTGCTATTATTATTTCATAAAGTCTAAAATCTTCCTTTTCTAAATATTCATCTATGATTTCAAATCCATTATTTAATAAATATTCTCTTAACTCTTCTTGTGCTTGCATTGGTTGTAAAATTAACTTTTCTACACTATGGGCTACTTCTTTATTTGCTTCAAGCAGTTCACCTATTAATATTCCACCCATTCCTGCAATTATCACTTCTTCTACTTCATCTTTTTTTAGAACTTCTATTCCAGATCCAAGTCTTAAATCTACCTTATCTTCTAATTTATTTCTTTTTACTTCATTTCTTGCATTTTCTAAAGGTCCTTTATTAATATCAGCTAAAATAGCGAAGTTTATTTTATTTTTATTTAAAAGATATACAGGTATATACCCATGATCCGTTCCTATATCAGCTAATCTTTTATTTTCACCTACTAAAGATGCTATTTTTAATAATCTGTTCGTTAATTTCACTTTATTTCTTCCTTTCATATTCTCTTTTACATTGTCTTATTATATGTATTAACAATTTCTTTAAATTTTATTTCCGCATAATTAAAAATTCGCCAAATTTGGCGAATTTTTGTTTTATCTATATTAATCTAAATAGTCTCTAAGTTTTTTTGATCTACTTGGATGTCTTAATTTTCTTAAAGCTTTTGCTTCTATCTGTCTTATTCTTTCACGTGTAACATCAAACTCTTTACCAACTTCTTCAAGAGTTCTAGCTCTTCCATCTTCAAGACCAAATCTTAATTTTAATACTTTTTGTTCTCTTTCATTTAATGAACCTAGGACTTCTTCTATTTGATCTTTAAGCAAAGAATATGCTGCTGCTTCTGCTGGAGCTAAAGCATCTTCATCTGGTATAAAATCTCCTAAGTGAGAATCTTCTTCTTCACCAATTGGAGTTTCTAAAGATACTGGATCTTGAGCTATTTTCATTATTTCTCTTACTTTTTCCTCAGACATTTCCATTTCTTTAGCTATTTCTTCTGGTTTAGGGTCTCTTCCTAATTCTTGTAATAATTGTCTTGAAACTCTTATTAATTTATTTATTGTTTCCACCATATGCACTGGTATTCTTATAGTTCTTGCTTGGTCTGCTATGGCACGAGTAATTGCTTGTCTAATCCACCATGTTGCGTATGTTGAAAATTTAAATCCTCTAACATAATCAAATTTTTCAACAGCTTTTATTAAGCCAAGATTTCCTTCTTGTATTAAATCTAAGAATAACATGCCTCTTCCAACATATCTTTTTGCTATACTTACAACTAATCTTAAGTTGGCTTCAACTAATCTTTGTTTAGCTATTTCGTCGCCTTCTAGCATTCTTTTTGCTAGTTCAACTTCTTCATGAGGTTTAAGCAAAGGAATTTTGCCTATTTCCTTTAAATACATTCTTACTGGGTCATCTATACTTATACCCTTTGGAAGAGATAAATCTAGTTTATCCATTTCGATGTCATCTTCTTTTTTAATTTTTTCATCAACATCGTCATCTATGTTTTCCATATCTAAAGTTAAATCGTCATCATCTGCAGAAAAATCAATTGCAACTTTTTCTGTTTTATTTTCTAGTATTTCAATTCCTAAATTACCTAAAGTTTCATAAAGATTTTCAACTTTATCTTTATCTAATTCTGTATCTGAAAAGGCTCCCATTATTTCATCTAATGTAAGAGATCCTTGTTTTTTACCTTTTTCAATAAGACTTTTTGCTGCTACTTTATTAGCTTCTCTGTTATTTGCCACACTCAAACCTCCTTTCGTGAATTATAAGCTTTTTAAGCTCTTTTGTATATCTAATATTTTTAAAGTTATATTCATAATTTCTAATTCTACCTCTTTCATGGTGTCTTTATCTATTCTATTGTCACTTAAGCTTAATTCTAAATTTTTCTGCTTTTGAAGTAATTCATCAATTTCTTTGTGACGCTTATTCCTTTTCACATTTTTAATTATTTCATCAACATTTTTAGAATTATAAGTGCTTATGCTATTTAATGATATATTATCCAAATCCTTCAAATATTCTTCAGATATGTTTAAACTTTTGATTTTGTCAATAGTTATTTTGTCCAATTCTTTATTTTTAATTATTAGATTAAAAATTTCTTTACTGTCATTAATTAAGAAATCATTCTCACTAATTTTTAACAATGCAATAAGACGAAGTTCTTTATTTTCCATTAATAGTTTAATAAAGGTTTCTTCTACGAATTTTTCACCGTTTTCGATATTTTTAATCTTTTCTATTGGTTTTTGTTCAGTTTTTTCAAAATTATTATAATTTTTTTTACTTTTATTAAAATTTTTTCCAAAAACTTCTTCTTTCATTGCTTCCAAACTAATATTATATTCTTTACTTACATACTTAATGTAATAATCTTTTTCAACTGGAGATGATAAAGTCTTAATTATTAATGCTGCTTCTTTTGCAAATTTTATCAAATGTTCATCTTTATTAAAATCAAATTTTCTTTTTAAGATGTTAATTCGAAATACAATATGAGAAATTGAATTTTCTATAGCTTTCAAGAAACCTTCTTTTTTGTATTTTTTGATAAAGTCATCTGGATCTTTACAGTCCTTTAAATTCAAGATTTTAACATTTATATTTTGTCCTCTTAATATATCTATAGCTCTAAGAGTTGCTTTGACTCCTGCATCATCTGAATCATAGGATATTATAGCAGTAGATACATACCTTTTGATTAATTTTCCTTGTTCATTTGTTAAGGCCGTACCAAGTGTGGCTACTACATTTTCTATTCCATGTTCATATAATGATATTAAGTCCATGTATCCTTCTACTAATATTAAGGTATCATTGCTTATACTTTTTTTAGCATAATTTAGTCCATATAAGTTAAATCTTTTATTAAATAGTAAAGAGTCAGGTGAATTAAGATATTTGGGCAATGAGTTATCAAGCACTCTTCCTCCAAAACCTATAACATTTCCTCTATAATCAAAAATTGGGAACATTACTCTATTTCTAAATCTGTCGTAATATTTATTACCATTTTCTTTATGCGTAACTAGTCCACTTTTAACTAAATCTTTTTTTTCATAACCTATTGATAATAAATAATCCATCAGACTATTCCATGAGTCTAGAGAATATCCTAACCCAAACTTTTTAATTATTTTATCGCTAAGCCCTCTTCTTCTAAGATAATCATACCCTGTATTTTGGGAATTAATCAAATTTGAAAAATAGAATCTGGCAGCTTTTAGATGAATATCTTGCATTAGTTTAATGCTTTCCATTTTTGCCTTATCTGCTTCACTTAAATTTGTTTTAAATTCTATTCCATTTTTTTCTGCTAATAATTTTACAGCCTCTATAAAGTCTAAATTTTCTATTTTCATAACAAAGTTTATAACATCTCCACCTTCACCACATCCAAAACATTTATAAATTTGTTTTTTCTGATTTACATGAAAAGATCCTGTTTTTTCATTATGAAATGGACATAGGCCACTATAATTACTTCCTGAATTTTTTAAGTTTAT
Proteins encoded:
- the dnaG gene encoding DNA primase; protein product: MNNMRDLIDEVKNRCDIVNVISQYINLKNSGSNYSGLCPFHNEKTGSFHVNQKKQIYKCFGCGEGGDVINFVMKIENLDFIEAVKLLAEKNGIEFKTNLSEADKAKMESIKLMQDIHLKAARFYFSNLINSQNTGYDYLRRRGLSDKIIKKFGLGYSLDSWNSLMDYLLSIGYEKKDLVKSGLVTHKENGNKYYDRFRNRVMFPIFDYRGNVIGFGGRVLDNSLPKYLNSPDSLLFNKRFNLYGLNYAKKSISNDTLILVEGYMDLISLYEHGIENVVATLGTALTNEQGKLIKRYVSTAIISYDSDDAGVKATLRAIDILRGQNINVKILNLKDCKDPDDFIKKYKKEGFLKAIENSISHIVFRINILKRKFDFNKDEHLIKFAKEAALIIKTLSSPVEKDYYIKYVSKEYNISLEAMKEEVFGKNFNKSKKNYNNFEKTEQKPIEKIKNIENGEKFVEETFIKLLMENKELRLIALLKISENDFLINDSKEIFNLIIKNKELDKITIDKIKSLNISEEYLKDLDNISLNSISTYNSKNVDEIIKNVKRNKRHKEIDELLQKQKNLELSLSDNRIDKDTMKEVELEIMNITLKILDIQKSLKSL
- a CDS encoding sensor histidine kinase; amino-acid sequence: MLIPIGIIFSKKDEIIFINEKIVLNILSNAIKYNREDGNIFVSIKCKDEKVIIDVIDTGIGTPGEKLGKLFNRFERFDDI
- a CDS encoding 4Fe-4S dicluster domain-containing protein; this translates as MISLERIDERDTMFARAHYKKDSTVYKDYYAKNPEKKDIDDSFRTRPELLEEGTTTYNKLNSPIAGSAFAFLRDIKDLCEGEVSPIKIDGDSKTFTKKIKGIASLYGACMIGITKLEKKHIYTHRGRSEEDYGQEVNLDHKFAIAFACEMDLDMVNRAPMISEVIATSKSYVDVAIIGMVISYYIRSLGYEARNHVDANYLVIPALIAEDAGLGQLGRNAILTNKDYGSRFKLGVVTTNLPLDIDKKIDFGLEDFCKVCKKCALTCPTQSLSRENKINKDNKYNWTVDVETCYEKWRYLGTDCGMCISVCPFSQNLESIKKYSSFKKNGVAIQDVLDEYKRKFGTRVFVPGNPPWLR
- the rpoD gene encoding RNA polymerase sigma factor RpoD — its product is MANNREANKVAAKSLIEKGKKQGSLTLDEIMGAFSDTELDKDKVENLYETLGNLGIEILENKTEKVAIDFSADDDDLTLDMENIDDDVDEKIKKEDDIEMDKLDLSLPKGISIDDPVRMYLKEIGKIPLLKPHEEVELAKRMLEGDEIAKQRLVEANLRLVVSIAKRYVGRGMLFLDLIQEGNLGLIKAVEKFDYVRGFKFSTYATWWIRQAITRAIADQARTIRIPVHMVETINKLIRVSRQLLQELGRDPKPEEIAKEMEMSEEKVREIMKIAQDPVSLETPIGEEEDSHLGDFIPDEDALAPAEAAAYSLLKDQIEEVLGSLNEREQKVLKLRFGLEDGRARTLEEVGKEFDVTRERIRQIEAKALRKLRHPSRSKKLRDYLD
- a CDS encoding tryptophan transporter; the encoded protein is MKMNTRKLVLNAVLLGIGLVLHQIEPAIFGVKPDMTLIMLFTIMIINKDDYKTCLICGIIAGIFSGMTTSFPGGQVPNVIDKFLTTNISFLVMIAMYKVPFMKKLADKNQDFIVSNVLMSLGTAVSGFIFLTSAQILVGLPGNMNLSMLFAAVVLPAIGINLLVGVIVFKVIHVTMKRVSFQS
- a CDS encoding tRNA (adenine(22)-N(1))-methyltransferase; the encoded protein is MKLTNRLLKIASLVGENKRLADIGTDHGYIPVYLLNKNKINFAILADINKGPLENARNEVKRNKLEDKVDLRLGSGIEVLKKDEVEEVIIAGMGGILIGELLEANKEVAHSVEKLILQPMQAQEELREYLLNNGFEIIDEYLEKEDFRLYEIIIAKYTGKNTLVEDNIYYEVGKKLIENKDKLLTEFIDNKIKKYNNIINKLGDKDTEAVILKRDLAKDKIEKLKNLI
- a CDS encoding Nif3-like dinuclear metal center hexameric protein; the encoded protein is MKLNDLIKKIENKYPLNLAYDWDNVGLLVGDFDSEIKTVLVSLEANEKVIEEAIEKNVDLIVTHHPFIFRKMNKINTKDLKGRLIHKLIKNDIALYSMHTNFDIAFDGLNDYFMEIMGFKNSKILDVTSSEILYKLAVYTPMTHEIVVREALGESGAGYIGNYSNCTFNSSGIGTFRPEDNSNPFTGEKGKIEEVKEVKIETILPSNILQKTISKMINAHPYEEVAYDVYKLENKGKAVGLGRYSTLNSEIDLKGLCEKIKLKLNMDHIRVVGELNTKIKKVAVVTGAGSDMVGLANSKNCDVIITGDVKYHEAQDALDMGMCIVDCGHFDTEDIFKNVMKRFLHNIESIEIISSEINLNPFKII